A window of the Bradyrhizobium ottawaense genome harbors these coding sequences:
- a CDS encoding DEAD/DEAH box helicase: MSFSHLGLSDKVLAAVAATGYTTPTPIQEQAIPHVLARRDVLGIAQTGTGKTAAFVLPMLTLLEKGRARARMPRTLILEPTRELAAQVKENFDKYGIGQKLNVALLIGGVSFGDQDTKLTRGVDVLIATPGRLLDHTERGGLLLTGVELLVIDEADRMLDMGFIPDIERICKLVPFTRQTLFFTATMPPEISRITESFLHNPERIEVSKPATAAVGVSQFQVPGGREAHDKRDILRRLLRDAKDLQNAIIFCNRKREVAVVYKSLQKHGFSVGALHGDMDQSARTAALDQFRKGEIPLLVASDVAARGLDIPIVSHVFNFDVPHHADDYVHRIGRTGRAGRAGTAISIVTSLDTKSIAAIERLIGQPIPHAEGDYSVSPDASSDSDQPREHRSREGARDGSRGGRKPRREPRHGEREPRHAKGADREPRTAEPRTGEPRHSEPRASEPGHSEPRHSEPRHPRGGRNRAPQPQASTESFAPPAPAPASRVPSIGRPEPRRAQREVESEPADHSHLPAFLLRPVRARI; this comes from the coding sequence ATGTCTTTTTCCCATCTCGGCCTTTCCGATAAGGTCCTCGCCGCTGTTGCGGCCACGGGTTACACCACCCCTACTCCCATTCAGGAACAGGCGATCCCGCATGTTCTGGCCCGCCGCGACGTTCTCGGCATCGCCCAGACAGGCACCGGCAAGACCGCCGCCTTCGTCCTGCCCATGCTCACTTTGCTGGAAAAGGGCCGCGCCCGGGCACGAATGCCCCGCACCCTGATCCTCGAACCGACCCGCGAACTCGCCGCACAGGTCAAAGAGAATTTCGACAAATACGGCATCGGCCAGAAGCTCAACGTGGCGCTTTTGATCGGCGGCGTCTCGTTCGGCGACCAGGACACCAAACTGACGCGTGGCGTCGACGTGCTGATCGCAACCCCGGGCCGGCTGCTCGACCACACCGAGCGCGGCGGCCTCCTGCTCACCGGCGTCGAACTGCTCGTCATCGACGAAGCCGACCGCATGCTGGACATGGGCTTCATTCCCGACATCGAACGCATCTGCAAGCTGGTGCCGTTCACGCGCCAGACGCTGTTCTTCACCGCGACGATGCCGCCCGAAATCAGCCGCATCACCGAATCCTTCCTGCACAACCCCGAGCGGATCGAAGTCTCAAAGCCGGCCACCGCGGCGGTCGGCGTATCGCAGTTCCAGGTCCCCGGCGGCCGCGAGGCGCACGACAAGCGCGATATCCTTCGCCGCCTGCTGCGCGACGCCAAGGACCTCCAGAACGCGATCATCTTCTGCAATCGCAAGCGTGAAGTCGCCGTCGTTTACAAGTCGCTGCAAAAGCACGGCTTCAGTGTCGGCGCCCTGCATGGCGACATGGACCAGTCGGCCCGCACCGCCGCGCTCGACCAATTCCGCAAGGGTGAAATCCCGTTGCTGGTGGCCTCCGACGTCGCCGCCCGTGGCCTCGACATTCCGATCGTGAGCCACGTCTTCAATTTCGACGTTCCGCATCACGCCGACGATTACGTGCATCGCATCGGCCGTACCGGACGCGCAGGCCGTGCCGGCACCGCGATCTCGATCGTCACCTCGCTCGATACCAAGTCGATCGCCGCGATCGAAAGGCTGATCGGCCAACCGATTCCCCACGCCGAGGGCGACTATTCGGTCAGCCCGGATGCGTCCAGCGACAGCGACCAGCCGCGCGAGCATCGCTCCCGCGAAGGCGCGAGAGACGGTTCACGCGGCGGCCGCAAGCCGCGGCGCGAACCGCGTCACGGCGAACGCGAACCGCGGCACGCCAAGGGTGCCGACCGCGAGCCGCGAACTGCTGAGCCAAGAACTGGTGAACCAAGGCATTCCGAGCCGAGGGCTTCCGAACCCGGTCATTCAGAACCCCGTCATTCGGAACCACGGCATCCCAGGGGTGGCCGCAATCGCGCCCCGCAGCCGCAGGCATCGACCGAATCGTTCGCGCCTCCTGCCCCCGCGCCGGCTTCCCGCGTCCCCTCGATCGGTCGCCCCGAACCGCGGCGCGCCCAGCGCGAGGTCGAATCGGAGCCCGCCGATCATTCGCATCTTCCGGCGTTTCTGTTGCGGCCGGTTCGAGCCCGCATCTGA
- a CDS encoding GGDEF domain-containing protein, with protein MVKLLDEHERTMAFAEVALGQIKSLRQTAVPRNYEIWYVYATGYNAALNKIINETLARNGKLSESDLEQIYETYLSHIKTSDRIDKVGARVIGEIDDVMTLITEALGMSATYDASLTGATQKLSAAQQPDQIKAVVEQLVKSTQEMRETNKALETRLLLSKTEISNLQHSLEAIRAESLTDPLTGLGNRKYFDRSIDMAVQTALASGEPLSLLMFDIDHFKSFNDSYGHLTGDQVLRLVGMSLKQTIKGQDITARYGGEEFAVVLPNTALRQALTVADHIRRAVMAKELKKKSTGEILGRVTISVGVSMLKPGDDTDSLIERADACLYAAKRNGRNRVICEVDPEYAAETRSQVA; from the coding sequence GTGGTCAAGCTGCTGGACGAACACGAACGCACGATGGCGTTTGCCGAAGTGGCGTTGGGCCAGATCAAGTCCCTCCGGCAGACCGCCGTCCCGCGCAATTACGAAATCTGGTACGTCTACGCGACCGGATACAATGCTGCGCTCAACAAGATCATCAACGAGACGCTGGCGCGCAACGGCAAGCTGAGCGAGTCCGATCTCGAACAGATCTACGAAACCTATCTCTCCCACATCAAGACCTCCGACCGCATCGACAAGGTCGGCGCGCGCGTGATCGGCGAAATCGACGACGTGATGACGCTCATCACCGAGGCGCTCGGCATGTCGGCGACCTACGACGCCAGCCTGACCGGCGCCACCCAGAAGCTGTCGGCTGCGCAGCAGCCGGACCAGATCAAGGCGGTCGTTGAGCAACTGGTGAAATCCACCCAGGAAATGCGCGAGACCAACAAGGCGCTGGAAACCCGGCTGTTGCTGTCGAAGACCGAGATCAGCAATCTCCAGCACAGCCTCGAGGCGATTCGCGCCGAGAGCCTGACCGATCCCTTGACCGGCTTGGGCAACCGCAAATATTTCGACCGCTCGATCGACATGGCGGTGCAGACCGCGCTTGCCAGCGGCGAGCCGCTGTCGCTCCTGATGTTCGACATCGACCACTTCAAATCGTTCAACGACTCCTACGGCCACCTCACCGGCGATCAGGTATTGCGGCTGGTCGGCATGTCGTTGAAGCAGACCATCAAGGGCCAGGACATCACCGCCCGTTATGGCGGCGAGGAATTCGCGGTCGTGCTGCCCAACACCGCGCTGCGCCAGGCGCTGACGGTGGCCGACCACATCCGTCGCGCCGTGATGGCAAAGGAATTGAAGAAGAAATCCACCGGCGAAATTCTCGGCCGCGTCACCATCTCGGTCGGCGTGTCCATGCTGAAGCCGGGCGATGACACCGATTCGCTGATCGAGCGTGCCGACGCCTGCCTCTATGCAGCCAAGCGCAACGGCCGCAACCGCGTGATCTGCGAAGTCGACCCCGAATACGCCGCCGAGACCCGCAGCCAGGTCGCGTAG